From the Brassica napus cultivar Da-Ae chromosome A8, Da-Ae, whole genome shotgun sequence genome, one window contains:
- the LOC106413657 gene encoding putative WEB family protein At1g65010, chloroplastic, with translation MASRTKTGLMETPRSKPSPPPPRLTKSSVTKSDGSSPSSVHSTRLSLDRSPQSVNSKPSPDRRTARVPTPPEKSQSRLGKGSELQAQLKQIQEDLRKANEQIAVLKKDKAKALDDLKGFEKLNKEANEKLKEALAEAQGSSEIEAVHHEKDLSWKKEVESIRSQHALDISALLSTTEELHRVQQELAMTADAKNKALSHAEEATKIAEMQAEKVEVLSSELSQLKALVGAEEQKKATEGDEVVSKLKSEIEMLKGDLENVGILQNKLKDQEECIEQLHVDLEAAKIVESCANSLAAELKNELEKQVEESNKLKTSASESLDSAMKQLGENSHALHEAELDNAALKEKIESMVTTIASQEEDLQESQRQVCTLKEETSKLEKLVESVKADLATAQEEALENEKTTTSHIQNLLNEKTELATELESCRKEEEETKKAMESLTSELQEVSVEAREAKERLLTCQAEVEHCGTQIESLKLAAKKTNEKSERMLEDARDEIESLKNSLGKSQDEIVSSKTEWAQRELHLMACVKKSEDETFSVQGELSKVEDLLNLKENEVKAAKEEEANTKRKLEELEEELKDMQERVGEAKAESLKVKESLLEKENELENAAADNKKLGDELSKINESLVDKETILQSIIQEAEELRGRELDYLKKIEELSAANLSLLDKETKLLSSVQEAEELRGRELEYLKKIEELSAENVSLADRETKLLSIVEEADELKGRELDYLKKIEELSAANVSLVDKETKLLSIVQEAEELRGRELDYLKKIEELSATLSAANASLVDKETKLLSIVQEADELKRTEIACLKKIEELSAANESLVDKETKLLSIAQEAEELKRTEIAHLKKIEELSALNESLTNKETKLQSTIQEIEVLKEKESVYIRKIEELSLPNEILAEKEAKLQSAVKENEELRERESSYHKKLEELSKVSDNVAAREIKLHISTQENEELREREAAYLKKIEELAKLQESLLDRETELEGKVLEIEDLKAKDSLSQKKIEELSNLNKTLLVKESELHNVVCENEELKSKEASSLKTIEELSDLKQSLVGKENELKTAVVENEELKANAASLVQKIEELTTLKQSLLDKENELQGVFHENEELKAKEEASLKKIDELLHLEQSWLEKENEFQRLHQENEELRVQEASKAKKIEELSILLDKEAELQAVIHDNAELKTREASAVKKIEELSELLEKEEKPDENGKHSTGEQKVQETPVEAIDNHLNGDTPVHLLAHKDEGEKDKDSIEGEGYHIEKREASSERESEHEFAEEEEESKAEGSENFDQLSNGLSSAEHIEYSGSLHSKELEQKKKKPLLRKFGNLLKKKSTSSSSSSHK, from the exons atggcGTCCAGAACCAA AACCGGTTTAATGGAGACTCCTCGTAGTAAACCATCTCCTCCGCCACCAAGGCTGACTAAATCATCAGTGACTAAATCCGATGGAAGTTCACCATCTTCTGTGCACAGCACCCGTCTCTCACTAGACCGTTCCCCACAATCTGTTAACTCCAAGCCTTCTCCTGATCGTCGTACTGCAAGAGTCCCTACTCCACCTGAG AAGTCGCAGTCACGGTTAGGGAAAGGATCTGAGCTACAAGCCCAACTGAAACAGATTCAGGAGGATTTGAGAAAAGCTAACGAGCAAATAGCAGTGCTCAAGAAAGACAAAGCTAAAGCTCTCGATGATCTCAAAGGCTTTGAGAAGCTAAACAAAGAAGCCAAtgagaaactcaaagaagcaCTGGCAGAAGCTCAGGGGAGTTCCGAGATTGAAGCGGTTCATCACGAGAAGGATCTCTCTTGGAAGAAAGAGGTTGAATCTATAAGAAGCCAGCATGCTTTAGACATCTCAGCTCTTCTCTCCACCACTGAAGAGCTTCACAGGGTTCAACAAGAGTTGGCTATGACTGCTGACGCTAAAAACAAGGCGTTGAGTCATGCTGAGGAAGCGACCAAGATTGCTGAGATGCAGGCCGAGAAGGTGGAGGTTCTTTCTTCTGAGTTAAGCCAGTTAAAGGCATTGGTTGGTGCAGAGGAACAGAAGAAAGCTACTGAAGGTGATGAGGTTGTGTCTAAACTGAAATCCGAGATTGAGATGTTGAAAGGGGATCTTGAGAATGTTGGCATCTTACAGAATAAGCTGAAGGATCAAGAAGAGTGCATTGAGCAGCTCCACGTTGACCTCGAAGCTGCTAAAATCGTTGAATCATGTGCTAATAGCTTAGCAGCTGAGTTGAAGAATGAACTTGAAAAACAAGTTGAAGAGTCAAATAAGTTGAAGACGTCTGCTTCAGAGTCTTTAGATTCAGCTATGAAGCAGCTGGGAGAAAACAGTCATGCGCTTCATGAGGCAGAGTTGGACAATGCTGCGTTGAAAGAAAAGATTGAGTCCATGGTAACAACAATTGCAAGTCAGGAAGAAGATCTTCAGGAATCTCAACGCCAGGTTTGCACTTTGAAAGAAGAAACTTCTAAGCTTGAAAAACTCGTTGAGTCAGTGAAAGCTGACCTTGCAACCGCCCAAGAAGAAGCTTTGGAGAATGAAAAGACTACAACATCACATATTCAGAACTTACTGAATGAAAAGACGGAGCTTGCGACAGAGCTGGAGAGCTGTaggaaggaagaagaggaaaccaAGAAAGCTATGGAAAGCTTAACTTCGGAGTTGCAGGAAGTATCTGTGGAAGCAAGGGAAGCTAAGGAGAGGCTCTTGACATGTCAAGCAGAGGTTGAACATTGCGGAACACAGATTGAGAGTTTGAAGTTGGCTGCGAAAAAGACTAATGAGAAGTCTGAAAGAATGCTTGAAGATGCAAGAGACGAAATTGAAAGCCTGAAGAATAGTTTAGGAAAGAGTCAAGATGAGATTGTTAGTTCGAAGACTGAGTGGGCGCAGCGAGAACTCCATTTGATGGCTTGTGTGAAGAAATCGGAAGATGAAACGTTCTCTGTGCAGGGAGAGCTTAGCAAGGTGGAAGATTTGCTTAATCTCAAGGAAAATGAGGTGAAGGcagcaaaagaagaagaagccaataCGAAAAGGAAACTTGAGGAACTTGAGGAGGAGCTTAAGGATATGCAGGAAAGAGTTGGTGAAGCTAAAGCTGAAAGTTTGAAAGTTAAAGAAAGTTTGTTGGAGAAAGAAAACGAACTAGAGAATGCTGCGGCAGACAACAAAAAGCTCGGAGATGAATTGTCAAAGATAAATGAAAGCTTGGTGGATAAAGAGACAATACTGCAGAGCATTATTCAAGAAGCGGAGGAGCTCAGAGGGAGGGAACTTGATTATCTCAAGAAGATTGAGGAGTTGTCAGCTGCAAATTTAAGTTTGCTTGATAAAGAAACCAAACTGTTGAGCAGTGTCCAAGAAGCTGAGGAGCTCAGAGGGAGGGAGCTTGAGTATCTCAAGAAGATTGAAGAGTTGTCAGCAGAGAATGTGAGCTTGGCTGACAGAGAAACCAAACTGTTGAGCATTGTTGAAGAAGCTGATGAGCTCAAAGGGAGGGAGCTTGATTACCTCAAGAAGATTGAAGAGTTGTCAGCAGCGAATGTGAGCTTGGTTGACAAAGAAACCAAACTGTTGAGCATTGTTCAAGAAGCTGAGGAGCTCAGAGGTAGGGAGCTTGATTATCTCAAGAAGATTGAAGAGTTGTCAGCAACTTTGTCAGCAGCGAATGCAAGTTTGGTTGACAAAGAAACCAAACTGTTAAGCATTGTTCAAGAAGCTGATGAGCTTAAAAGGACAGAGATTGCTTGTCTGAAGAAGATTGAAGAGTTGTCAGCAGCGAATGAGAGTTTGGTTGACAAAGAAACCAAACTATTGAGCATTGCTCAAGAAGCTGAGGAGCTTAAAAGAACAGAGATTGCTCATCTGAAGAAGATTGAAGAGTTGTCAGCATTGAATGAGAGTTTGACTAACAAAGAAACCAAACTGCAGAGCACCATTCAAGAAATCGAGGTGCTCAAAGAAAAGGAGTCTGTATACATCAGGAAGATTGAGGAGTTGTCATTGCCAAATGAGATATTAGCTGAGAAAGAAGCCAAACTACAGTCAGCTGTTAAGGAGAATGAAGAGTTAAGAGAAAGGGAGTCTTCTTACCATAAGAAGCTTGAAGAGTTGTCAAAAGTATCTGACAACGTTGCTGCCAGAGAAATCAAACTCCACATTTCCACTCAAGAAAACGAAGAGCTTAGAGAAAGAGAGGCTGCATACCTCAAGAAGATCGAAGAGTTAGCTAAGCTGCAAGAGTCTCTTCTTGACAGAGAAACTGAGCTTGAAGGTAAGGTCCTTGAGATTGAGGACCTTAAAGCCAAGGACTCTCTATCCCAAAAGAAGATTGAAGAGTTATCAAATCTAAACAAAACCTTGCTCGTGAAAGAGAGCGAGTTACACAACGTCGTTTGCGAAAACGAGGAGCTCAAATCCAAAGAGGCTTCATCGCTTAAGACAATAGAGGAGTTGTCTGATCTTAAACAAAGCTTGGTTGGTAAAGAAAACGAGCTCAAGACTGCAGTAGTCGAGAACGAAGAGCTCAAGGCCAATGCTGCATCACTGGTTCAGAAGATTGAAGAGTTGACAACCCTTAAACAGAGTTTACTTGATAAAGAGAACGAGCTGCAGGGCGTTTTCCATGAGAACGAGGAGCTCAAGGCCAAAGAGGAAGCATCTTTGAAGAAGATCGATGAGTTGCTGCATCTCGAGCAGAGTTGGCTTGAGAAGGAAAACGAATTTCAAAGACTTCATCAAGAAAATGAAGAGCTTAGAGTGCAGGAAGCTTCAAAGGCAAAGAAGATAGAGGAGTTGTCAATCCTGCTTGACAAAGAAGCCGAGTTGCAGGCTGTGATTCATGATAACGCTGAGCTGAAGACCAGGGAGGCTTCTGCGGTTAAGAAGATAGAAGAGTTATCGGAGTTGctagaaaaagaagagaaaccaGATGAAAACGGCAAGCACAGTACAGGAGAACAAAAGGTACAAGAAACTCCAGTGGAAGCCATTGATAACCATCTGAACGGTGACACACCAGTCCATTTGTTAGCTCACAAAGATGAAGGAGAGAAAGATAAAGACTCAATTGAAGGGGAAGGCTACCATATAGAAAAGAGAGAAGCGTCTTCAGAGAGAGAGTCAGAGCACGAGTTtgctgaagaggaagaggaatcaAAAGCAGAAGGCAGTGAGAACTTTGATCAGTTAAGCAATGGCTTGTCTTCAGCTGAACATATAGAATATTCTGGGAGTCTGCACTCAAAGGAACtagagcagaagaagaagaaacctttGCTCCGGAAGTTTGGAAAtctactgaagaagaagagtacaagcagcagcagcagcagccatAAATAG
- the BNAA08G14030D gene encoding uncharacterized protein BNAA08G14030D has product MRLLHQLKLSSTCFSLDTNTNAIIRLIYILERERKNHILISVAAMFLAKRVTINIHRATSLHRSAPSFANRGLITITSLRYFSSNGNDLGEKSKGEGMGTTTDGKAPNVTMSHAADTSKDGLKRAVDVANEESGDASKRKSGENSEGSEEDVAVGDDGTVEGQNQSSG; this is encoded by the exons ATGAGATTACTACATCAACTCAAGCTTTCTT CCACCTGTTTCTCTCTCGACACTAACACTAACGCCATCATCAggctcatatatatattagagagGGAGAGAAAGAATCATATTTTGATCTCAGTGGCGGCTATGTTTTTAGCAAAAAGAGTAACCATAAACATACACAGAGCTACTTCTCTACACAGGAGTGCTCCATCTTTTGCTAATAGAGGACTCATTACAATCACTAGCCTTAGATACTTCTCATCCAAC GGAAATGACTTAGGAGAGAAGTCAAAGGGAGAGGGAATGGGGACAACTACAGATGGCAAGGCGCCGAATGTGACGATGAGCCATGCGGCTGACACATCCAAAGATGGGTTGAAACGAGCAGTAGATGTAGCAAACGAGGAGAGTGGAGATGCTAGCAAGCGGAAGAGTGGAGAGAATAGTGAAGGAAGTGAAGAGGATGTAGCTGTGGGTGATGATGGAACTGTTGAAGGCCAAAACCAGTCATCAGGATGA
- the LOC106413671 gene encoding proton pump-interactor 1-like, giving the protein MIYSYEYRIQHESIPLTEEKQLLKEIRLLEGTRDKVIANEAMRSKNKEAMGHKDDIQGQVKLMGAGLDGVKKEAEKEEIEAPVEEKPKKEKKVLKEKPIRNRIRNRGGPETLPRPMLKRKKQTNYMVWAAPAAAAVVVLMLLVLGYYYVL; this is encoded by the exons ATG ATATACAGCTACGAGTACAGGATTCAACATGAAAGCATTCCGTTGACCGAGGAGAAGCAGCTTCTTAAAGAGATCAGGCTGCTTGAAGGGACTAGAGACAAAGTCATTGCTAATGAGGCTATGAGATCTAAGAACAAAGAAGCTATGGGTCATAAAGATGATATCCAAGGTCAAGTTAAG TTAATGGGTGCTGGTTTGGATGGAGTGAAGAAAGAGGCTGAGAAGGAGGAGATTGAAGCTCCAGTGGAGGAGAAACCAAAGAAGGAAAAGAAAGTGTTGAAGGAGAAACCAATAAGGAACAGGATCCGCAATAGAGGGGGACCAGAAACACTCCCGAGACCAATGCTCAAGCGTAAGAAGCAGACCAACTACATGGTTTGGGCTGCTCcagctgctgctgctgttgtGGTACTAATGCTTCTTGTCTTGGGTTACTACTACGTTCTCTAA
- the LOC106361229 gene encoding WEB family protein At4g27595, chloroplastic-like — protein sequence MASRTKTGLMETPRSKPSPPPPRLTKSSVTKSDGSSPSSVHSTRLSLDRSPQSVNSKPSPDRRTARVPTPPEKSQSRLGKGSELQAQLKQIQEDLRKANEQIAVLKKDKAKALDDLKGFEKLNKEANEKLKEALAEAQGSSEIEAVHHEKDLSWKKEVESIRSQHALDISALLSTTEELHRVQQELAMTADAKNKALSHAEEATKIAEMQAEKVEVLSAELSQLKALVSSEEKKKATEGDEVVSKLRSEIEMLRGELENVSVLENKVKDQEECIEQLHVDLEAAKIVESCANSLAAELKNELEKQVEESNKLKTSASESLDSAMKKLGENSHALHEAELDNAALKEKIESMVMTIARQEEDLQESQRQVCTLKEETSKLEKLVESVKADLATAQEEALDNEKTTTSHIQNLLNEKTELATELESCRKEEEETKKAMEGLTLELQEVSVEAREAKERLLTCQAELEHCGTQIESLKLAAKETNEKSERMLEDARNEIDSLKNSLGKSQDESASSKTEWEQRELHLMACVKKSEDETFSLQGELSKVEDLLNLKENEVKAAKEEEANAKRKLEELEEELKDMQERVGEVKAESVKVKESLLEKENELENAAADNKKLGDELSKINESLVDKETILQSIIQEAEELRGRELDYLKKIEELSAANLSLLDKETKLLSSVQEAEELRGRELEYLKKIEELSAENVSLTDKETKLLSIVEEADELKGRELDYLKKIEELSAANVSLVDKETKLLSIVQEAEELRGRELDYLKKIEELSATLSAANASLVDKETKLLSIVQEADELKRTEIACLKKIEELSAVNESLVDKETKLLSIAQEAEELKRTEIAHLKKIEELSALNESLTNKETKLQSTIQEIEVLKEKESVYIKKIEELSLPNEILAEKEAKLQSAVKENEELRERESSYHKKLEELSKVSDNVAATEIKLHISTQENEELREREAAYLKKIEELSKLQENLLDKDKDSMEAEGYHIEKREASSERESDHEFAEEEEESKAEGSDNFDQLSNGLSSAEHIEYSGSLHSKEREQKKKKPLLRKFGNLLKKKSTSSSSSSHK from the exons atggcGTCCAGAACCAA AACCGGTTTAATGGAGACTCCTCGTAGTAAACCATCTCCTCCGCCACCAAGGCTGACTAAATCATCAGTGACTAAATCCGATGGAAGTTCACCATCTTCTGTGCACAGCACCCGTCTCTCACTAGACCGTTCCCCACAATCTGTTAACTCCAAGCCTTCTCCTGATCGTCGTACTGCAAGAGTCCCTACTCCACCTGAG AAGTCGCAGTCACGGTTAGGGAAAGGATCTGAGCTACAAGCCCAACTGAAACAGATTCAGGAGGATTTGAGAAAAGCTAACGAGCAAATAGCAGTGCTCAAGAAAGACAAAGCTAAAGCTCTCGATGATCTCAAAGGCTTTGAGAAGCTAAACAAAGAAGCCAAtgagaaactcaaagaagcaCTGGCAGAAGCTCAGGGGAGTTCCGAGATTGAAGCGGTTCATCACGAGAAGGATCTCTCTTGGAAGAAAGAGGTTGAATCTATAAGAAGCCAGCATGCTTTAGACATCTCAGCTCTTCTCTCCACCACTGAAGAGCTCCACAGGGTTCAACAAGAGTTGGCTATGACTGCTGACGCTAAAAACAAGGCGCTGAGTCACGCAGAGGAAGCGACCAAGATCGCTGAGATGCAGGCGGAGAAGGTGGAGGTTCTTTCTGCTGAGTTAAGTCAGCTAAAGGCATTGGTTAGTTCTGAGGAAAAGAAGAAGGCTACTGAAGGAGATGAGGTTGTGTCTAAACTGAGATCCGAAATTGAGATGCTGAGAGGGGAGCTTGAGAATGTTAGCGTCTTAGAGAATAAGGTGAAGGATCAAGAAGAGTGCATTGAGCAGCTCCACGTTGACCTCGAAGCTGCTAAAATCGTTGAATCATGTGCTAATAGCTTAGCAGCTGAGTTGAAGAATGAACTTGAAAAACAAGTTGAAGAGTCAAATAAGTTGAAGACGTCTGCTTCAGAGTCTTTAGATTCAGCTATGAAGAAGCTGGGAGAAAACAGTCATGCGCTTCATGAGGCAGAGTTGGACAATGCTGCGTTGAAAGAAAAGATTGAGTCCATGGTGATGACAATTGCAAGGCAGGAAGAAGATCTTCAGGAATCTCAACGCCAGGTTTGCACTTTGAAAGAAGAAACTTCTAAGCTTGAAAAACTCGTTGAGTCAGTGAAAGCTGACCTTGCAACCGCCCAAGAAGAAGCTTTGGACAATGAAAAGACTACAACATCACATATTCAGAACTTACTGAATGAAAAGACGGAGCTTGCGACAGAGCTGGAGAGCTGTaggaaggaagaagaggaaaccaAGAAAGCTATGGAaggcttaactctggagttgcAGGAAGTATCTGTGGAAGCAAGGGAAGCTAAGGAGAGGCTCTTGACATGTCAAGCAGAGCTTGAACATTGTGGAACTCAGATTGAGAGTTTGAAGTTGGCCGCGAAAGAGACAAATGAGAAGTCTGAAAGAATGCTTGAAGATGCAAGAAACGAAATCGATAGCCTGAAGAATAGTTTAGGAAAGAGTCAAGATGAGAGTGCCAGTTCGAAGACTGAGTGGGAACAGAGAGAACTTCATTTGATGGCTTGTGTGAAGAAATCGGAAGATGAAACGTTCTCTCTGCAGGGAGAGCTTAGCaaggtggaggatttgcttaaTCTCAAGGAAAATGAGGTGAAGGcagcaaaagaagaagaagccaatgCGAAAAGGAAACTTGAGGAACTTGAGGAGGAGCTTAAGGATATGCAGGAAAGAGTTGGAGAAGTGAAAGCTGAGAGTGTGAAAGTTAAAGAAAGTTTGTTGGAGAAAGAAAACGAACTAGAGAATGCTGCTGCAGACAACAAAAAGCTCGGAGATGAGTTGTCAAAGATAAATGAAAGCTTGGTGGATAAAGAGACAATACTGCAGAGCATTATTCAAGAAGCGGAGGAGCTCAGAGGGAGGGAACTTGATTATCTCAAGAAGATTGAGGAGTTGTCAGCTGCAAATTTAAGTTTGCTTGACAAAGAAACCAAACTGTTGAGCAGTGTCCAAGAAGCTGAGGAGCTCAGAGGGAGGGAGCTTGAGTATCTCAAGAAGATTGAAGAGTTGTCAGCAGAGAATGTGAGCTTGACTGACAAAGAAACCAAACTGTTGAGCATTGTTGAAGAAGCTGATGAGCTCAAAGGGAGGGAGCTTGATTACCTCAAGAAGATTGAAGAGTTGTCAGCAGCGAATGTAAGCTTGGTTGACAAAGAAACCAAACTGTTGAGCATTGTTCAAGAAGCTGAGGAGCTCAGAGGTAGGGAGCTTGATTATCTCAAGAAGATTGAAGAGTTGTCAGCAACTTTGTCAGCAGCGAATGCGAGTTTGGTTGACAAAGAAACCAAACTGTTAAGCATTGTTCAAGAAGCTGATGAGCTTAAAAGGACAGAGATTGCTTGTCTGAAGAAGATTGAAGAGTTGTCAGCAGTGAATGAGAGTTTGGTTGACAAAGAAACCAAACTATTGAGCATTGCTCAAGAAGCTGAGGAGCTCAAAAGAACAGAGATTGCTCATCTGAAGAAGATTGAAGAGTTGTCAGCATTGAATGAGAGTTTGACTAACAAAGAAACGAAACTGCAGAGCACCATTCAAGAAATCGAGGTGCTCAAAGAAAAGGAGTCTGTATACATCAAGAAGATTGAGGAGTTGTCATTGCCAAATGAGATATTAGCTGAGAAAGAAGCCAAACTACAGTCAGCTGTTAAGGAGAATGAAGAGTTAAGAGAAAGGGAGTCTTCTTACCATAAGAAGCTTGAAGAGTTGTCAAAAGTATCTGACAACGTTGCTGCCACAGAAATCAAACTCCACATTTCCACTCAAGAAAACGAAGAGCTTAGAGAAAGGGAAGCTGCATATCTCAAGAAAATCGAAGAGTTATCAAAGCTGCAAGAGAATCTTCTTGACAAAGATAAAGACTCCATGGAAGCGGAAGGCTACCATATAGAAAAGAGAGAAGCTTCTTCAGAGAGAGAGTCGGATCACGAGTTtgctgaagaggaagaggaatcGAAAGCAGAAGGCAGTGACAACTTTGATCAGTTAAGCAATGGCTTGTCTTCAGCTGAACATATAGAATATTCCGGGAGTCTGCACTCAAAGGAACgagagcagaagaagaagaaacctttGCTCCGGAAGTTTGGAAAtctactgaagaagaagagtaccagcagcagcagcagcagccatAAATAG
- the LOC106413659 gene encoding proton pump-interactor 1-like translates to MGVEVVNFGGFEVAPAPFETKPETNGKVEQGKGEPPKKAEESSSSSKISSDVPKDAAEEWPAAKQIRSFYFVKYRHFDDPKIKAKLEVADKELEKLNKARSVVIEELRAKKAERSKLFDMLDPLKSERQGFNNKFDEKRKEMEPLQQALGKLRGNDGGSSRGPVICSSQEELNSMIYSYEYRIQHESIPLTEEKQLLKEIRLLEGTRDKVIANEAMRAKIKEAMGHKDDIQGQVKLMGAGLDGVKKERQAISARINELSEKVKATKDEIQVLENELKTVTEKRDKAYSNIRELKKQSAETNSGFYQGRNVLNKARELAAQRNVDELEALSNAEVEKFVSLWCSKKNFREDYEKRLLGSLDARQMSRDGRMRNPEEKPLVAREAPQAKAAPSVIEVVPKANKAKQQQPKEEEVSAPKPDAAAPVAQKAEKAKDAEKGKKNVVVVDDDDEEEEEVYGLGKPQKEEEEVDEATVKEMRKQEEIAKAKLAMERKKKLAEKAAAKAAIRAKKEAEKKEQKEREKTAKKKTGGSNAYEAISEEVPEASEAEKEEIEVPVEEKPKKEKKVLKEKPIRNRIRNRGGPETLPRPMLKRKKQTNYMVWAAPAAAAVVVLMLLVLGYYYVL, encoded by the exons aTGGGTGTTGAGGTTGTAAACTTCGGCGGATTTGAGGTTGCTCCAGCTCCTTTCGAaaccaaacccgaaaccaacGGGAAGGTGGAGCAAGGCAAAGGTGAGCCGCCAAAGAAAGCTGAAGAGAGTAGTAGCAGCAGCAAGATCTCCTCTGATGTACCAAAAGATGCAGCAGAAGAGTGGCCTGCGGCTAAGCAGATCCGCTCTTTCTACTTTGTTAAGTACCGTCATTTCGACGACCCCAAGatcaaagctaagcttgaggttGCTGATAAGGAGCTTGAGAAGCTGAACAAGGCTCGGAGTGTAGTTATTGAAGAGTTGAGAGCTAAGAAG GCGGAGAGATCCAAGTTATTTGACATGTTGGACCCGTTGAAGTCAGAGCGTCAAGGGTTCAACAACAAGTTTgatgagaaaagaaaagagatggaACCTTTGCAGCAAGCACTGGGGAAGCTAAGGGGGAATGACGGTGGGAGTTCCCGTGGGCCTGTTATCTGTTCTTCTCAGGAAGAGCTCAACAGTATG ATATACAGCTACGAGTACAGGATTCAACATGAAAGCATTCCGTTGACCGAGGAGAAGCAGCTTCTTAAAGAGATCAGGCTGCTTGAAGGGACAAGAGACAAAGTCATTGCTAATGAGGCTATGAGAGCTAAGATCAAAGAAGCTATGGGTCATAAAGATGATATCCAAGGTCAAGTTAAG TTAATGGGTGCTGGTTTGGATGGAGTGAAGAAAGAGAGGCAAGCGATTTCCGCAAGGATCAATGAGCTGAGTGAGAAGGTGAAAGCAACTAAAGATGAGATTCAGGTGCTGGAGAATGAGCTCAAGACTGTGACTGAGAAGAGGGACAAAGCTTACTCAAACATTCGTGAGCTTAAGAAGCAAAGCGCTGAGACG AACTCAGGTTTTTACCAAGGCCGTAACGTGTTGAACAAAGCTAGAGAGTTGGCTGCGCAAAGGAACGTAGATGAGCTTGAGGCGCTCTCCAATGCAGAGGTTGAGAAGTTTGTCTCTCTCTGGTGCAGTAAGAAGAACTTCAGAGAGGATTACGAGAAGAGACTCTTGGGGTCACTTGATGCTAGGCAGATGAGCCGAGATGGAAGGATGAGGAACCCTGAAGAGAAGCCTCTTGTTGCTCGAGAGGCACCACAAGCCAAGGCAGCGCCTTCTGTAATAGAGGTTGTCCCTAAAGCTAATAAGGCAAAACAGCAGCAGCCGAAGGAGGAGGAAGTTTCTGCACCTAAACCAGACGCTGCTGCTCCTGTTGCTCAGAAGGCTGAGAAAGCTAAAGATGCAGAGAAAGGAAAGAAGaacgttgttgttgttgatgatgatgatgaagaagaagaagaagtatatGGTCTTGGAAAGCCGcagaaagaagaggaagaggtagATGAAGCTACGGTGAAAGAGATGAGAAAGCAAGAGGAGATTGCTAAAGCCAAGCTAGCaatggaaaggaaaaaaaagctGGCAGAGAAAGCTGCTGCTAAAGCTGCCATAAGAGCTAAAAAGGAAGCTGAGAAGAAAGAACAAAAG GAGCGAGAGAAGACGGCCAAGAAGAAGACAGGAGGCAGCAACGCATACGAGGCCATCTCTGAGGAAGTTCCAGAAGCTTCTGAGGCTGAGAAGGAGGAGATTGAAGTTCCAGTGGAGGAGAAACCAAAGAAGGAAAAGAAAGTCTTGAAGGAGAAACCAATAAGGAACAGGATCCGCAATAGAGGAGGACCAGAAACACTCCCGAGACCAATGCTCAAGCGTAAGAAGCAGACTAACTACATGGTTTGGGCTGCTCcagctgctgctgctgttgtGGTACTAATGCTTCTTGTCTTGGGTTACTACTACGTTCTCTAA